A genomic region of Trifolium pratense cultivar HEN17-A07 linkage group LG3, ARS_RC_1.1, whole genome shotgun sequence contains the following coding sequences:
- the LOC123915804 gene encoding auxin-responsive protein SAUR50-like → MAIKKYSNKLPQNAVLKQILKRCSSLGKKNDYNNDNDYPVDVPKGHFAVYVGENRSRYIVPISFLTHPEFQSLLRQAEEEFGFDHDMGLTIPCQEVVFQSLTSMIR, encoded by the coding sequence ATGGCCATTAAGAAATACTCAAACAAACTTCCTCAAAATGCAGTCTTGAAACAAATCCTAAAAAGATGTTCAAGCTTAGGCAAGAAAAACGATTATAACAACGATAATGATTACCCTGTTGATGTCCCAAAAGGTCATTTTGCTGTTTATGTTGGTGAAAACAGAAGTAGATATATTGTTCCAATCTCGTTTTTAACTCACCCTGAGTTTCAATCACTACTTCGTCAAGCTGAAGAAGAATTTGGCTTTGATCATGATATGGGTCTAACAATTCCTTGTCAAGAAGTTGTTTTTCAGTCTCTAACATCAATGATAAGatga